Sequence from the Methanobacteriaceae archaeon genome:
CAAGTTTCCACATCAAGGTTTATGATATTTTCATTTAAATATTCCTTGGCTGCAGCTATAGCTATTCTATCTATTCCAATTTTTTCTCCCTCATATTCTGGAACTCCCCTTCCAGTTAAAAGGACATCCATAGGCTTTATTATTTCTCCGCCGCCGAATTTAGGATCAGATTCACCTGCAGTAATCTGTACCTCGTCAGTGTTATGGTGGAGTATGCCTCCGAATTTTTCTATATAAGCATTACATAGTGCACGGCTCACAGATTCAGCTATTCCGTCGCTTATGCTGTCAGGGTGCCCTATACCCTTTCTCTCAACAATTTCTATATCTTGCTCCTCTATGGGAGTTTGGTTGAGTGTTTCTACAATTATGTTTCTCATTTAAATACCTCCCAATTATAAACCATGAATAACTTGAGTTATAGTAATTAAGCTGGTCTTTCATAATTGGCATTTATAGTAGATATGATTTTGAATTGATTATATATAAATATACATAGTTTAATGATAACCTTGACATATAACTATTGTTATATCTTCAGCATATATTTTAGGAAAGAATAGTTAGTAATAAAATCCATATATCTAAATTAAATAATTAAATCTATCTTTAAAAGTTATTATTTAATAAAAATTAACTAAAACTATTCTTCAAATAAATTTTACATTAATATGGTGGTTAAATGAATTCTAAAACTTATTTAGTCAATAAAAGCAAAAATAATAATTTAGGACCTGTAGAATTTGCTGATAGCTTTTTTTCCAGATTTCGTGGTTTAATGTTAAAAAAAGATTTAAAAGCAGGTTTGATTCTTAAAATTCCATCCGGACGAGGCAAAAGAGGTTCAGCAATACACATGTTCTTTATGAGAATTCCTCTGGACGTCATATTCACAGATGAAGACCTAAAAGTAGTGGATGTGGTTTCACTAGACCCCTGGACAACATATACTCCAAAATTGGCAGCTAGATTTGTAATTGAACTCGAAAAAGGTTTAATTAAAGATTCAGAAACCAAAATTGGTGATTTGCTTGAGTTTAATGATTAAATAATGGAATTATTAATTTAAGTTTATGCTCTAAAAATAATCTATCAAATTTAATTAAGTTTTTATTATAAATTAATTTAACAAAATAAGATTAAAATAAAGATTAAATAAAATAGAAGGATTAATTCAAAATATATGATGAAATAAGAATTAATAATAAAATAAATTTATAAATAAATTATAAATAATTAATTAATTGGATTTCTTTATAATTTCTGAAATAGCTAGCCGTGCTACTTTTTGAACTACTTCATTTTCATCATCTTTTGAATTTTCCAATTCCTCAAGAGCCCTTTCATCTCCAATCATTGACAAACTAAGGGCACCAGCATACCTAACACCCGGACTTTCGTCTTTTAATAATTTAATCAAGTTAGGTGTAGGTTTAGAATCATCAAAGGTGCCTAAAGCAAGAGCCGCGGCCTCTCTAACATGGAAATCTTCATCTTCTAGGGCTTTTATGAGTGGATCTATTGCCCTAGGGTCTCCAACTTCAGCTAAAAGCTCTGCTGCATCCTCCCTATCATTCCATTCACCATTTTCCAGTTCTTTAACGAGAAAATCAATTCTTTTCATTTCTTCAGCCATAGAAACACCTCATGATAAATAATCTGTGATACATTTAATATTAATTTTACTATTAAAATTTATTATGTAATTATAAAAGGATTTCAAATGTCCACTAATTTAAATTAAATCCATCCATCTAAATCAATAAAGAGCTAAAAAATTTTAAGATTCTAAATATAATTTAAAACTTGTTCCGGGCTCTTTAAAACAATAACTTCTTCTAAATGAATCAATTTATGAGTATTTTTCACGTCCAATTGCCTCATATGGATAGTAATTATTTTACCTCCAGAAACTGCATTGAAAGGGCAGGCCTGTTGACAATCCCCACATCCCAAGCATTTTAAGAGATTGATTTCAGTTCCAGGAATTATAGCACCTGAAGGACAAGATGCCGCAGCTTCACAAGGTTGACAGTTCTTACATTCTTCTAATTCCAATTTGGAAGGTAAAACTGTTTCTACATCTCCTGCTTCCATATCAACCGGGACTATTAATGTTTTTACAGCACCTTTACCTGCCTGGGCCACGGCATTGGTAACTAATGTATCTGCAATCCCATGTACTATTTTAGAGATAGTATTAGAAGTAGTAGGAGAAACCACCAAAATATCGTAGCGTCCCATAGAAAGACGGCCCGTTATGGGAAAACTAAATTCCTGGTCTTTTTCCATGGCCAATTCCCTATAATAACCACCCGTAACATTT
This genomic interval carries:
- a CDS encoding HEAT repeat domain-containing protein: MAEEMKRIDFLVKELENGEWNDREDAAELLAEVGDPRAIDPLIKALEDEDFHVREAAALALGTFDDSKPTPNLIKLLKDESPGVRYAGALSLSMIGDERALEELENSKDDENEVVQKVARLAISEIIKKSN
- a CDS encoding DUF192 domain-containing protein, whose product is MNSKTYLVNKSKNNNLGPVEFADSFFSRFRGLMLKKDLKAGLILKIPSGRGKRGSAIHMFFMRIPLDVIFTDEDLKVVDVVSLDPWTTYTPKLAARFVIELEKGLIKDSETKIGDLLEFND
- a CDS encoding dihydromethanopterin reductase (acceptor) gives rise to the protein MRIAWAFTGAGHLLLESVEALEKIVSKHEVTIMLSRAGEEVLKMYGLYERVINVTGGYYRELAMEKDQEFSFPITGRLSMGRYDILVVSPTTSNTISKIVHGIADTLVTNAVAQAGKGAVKTLIVPVDMEAGDVETVLPSKLELEECKNCQPCEAAASCPSGAIIPGTEINLLKCLGCGDCQQACPFNAVSGGKIITIHMRQLDVKNTHKLIHLEEVIVLKSPEQVLNYI